A window of the Pseudoalteromonas sp. A25 genome harbors these coding sequences:
- the leuA gene encoding 2-isopropylmalate synthase — translation MQDKVWIFDTTLRDGEQALKASLTENDKIQLAHAISRLNVDVMEVGFPVSSPADFRAVQRIATEVRNPIICGLARAVSKDIEACGEALKPAQRSRIHTFIATSPLHLEHKLRMSLDDATAMAVKSIKLARNYTDDVEFSCEDAGRTPHADLCRIVEAAINAGASTINLPDTVGYVTPDEYAAMIHHLMNNVPNIDKARLSVHCHNDLGLAVANSIAAVQAGARQIECTVNGIGERAGNCSLEEVAMIMKMRQDHLKVHTDIHSEEIYRASRQVAKICNMAVQPNKAIVGENAFAHSSGIHQDGVLKAQNTYEIMSPESVGVPNNQLNMTSRSGRHVIEHRLTELGYQKSDYDMDKLYESFLALADQKGTVYDYDLEAMIYFNQINDDDDHYQLEFVNSTSNSQSVASSTIGMTVGEQSKQEAATGNGPVEASFLAIERITGMAVEVIEYNLDATGQGASSLGQVDIIAKYNGRQYHGAGLAADIVEASVRAMIRVYNLIDRAQKVSSLKQQRKAG, via the coding sequence ATGCAGGATAAAGTGTGGATATTTGATACGACATTGCGTGATGGTGAGCAAGCGTTAAAAGCCAGCCTGACAGAAAACGACAAAATTCAGTTAGCTCACGCGATTAGCCGCCTAAATGTTGACGTAATGGAAGTTGGATTTCCCGTATCTAGTCCAGCAGACTTTAGAGCGGTACAGCGTATTGCAACTGAAGTGAGAAACCCGATTATCTGCGGGTTGGCCCGAGCAGTGAGCAAAGATATTGAAGCGTGCGGTGAAGCACTAAAACCAGCACAACGCAGTCGTATTCATACTTTTATCGCGACCAGCCCACTGCATTTAGAGCATAAACTACGCATGAGCTTGGATGATGCAACGGCCATGGCGGTTAAATCAATAAAGCTTGCGCGTAATTACACAGATGATGTTGAGTTTTCCTGTGAAGATGCGGGGCGCACACCTCATGCTGATTTATGTCGAATTGTAGAGGCCGCGATAAACGCAGGAGCCTCTACCATCAACTTGCCCGATACAGTTGGTTACGTGACGCCTGATGAATATGCGGCAATGATCCACCATTTAATGAACAATGTACCAAATATAGATAAAGCACGTCTTAGCGTGCATTGTCATAATGATTTAGGTTTGGCTGTGGCTAACTCGATTGCGGCAGTACAAGCAGGCGCAAGGCAAATTGAATGCACCGTAAATGGCATTGGTGAGCGCGCGGGTAATTGTTCGCTAGAAGAAGTGGCGATGATCATGAAAATGCGCCAAGACCACTTAAAAGTACATACTGATATTCACAGTGAAGAAATTTATCGTGCTTCTCGGCAAGTGGCAAAAATTTGCAACATGGCGGTACAACCGAATAAAGCCATTGTCGGCGAAAATGCCTTTGCACACAGCTCTGGTATTCACCAAGATGGCGTGCTTAAAGCACAAAATACTTACGAGATCATGTCACCTGAAAGTGTCGGGGTGCCAAACAACCAATTGAACATGACTTCACGTTCAGGTCGCCATGTTATCGAACATCGTTTAACAGAATTGGGCTATCAAAAGTCTGATTATGATATGGACAAGCTCTATGAAAGCTTTTTGGCTTTGGCTGACCAAAAGGGGACGGTTTACGACTACGATCTTGAGGCGATGATCTACTTTAATCAGATCAACGATGACGATGACCATTACCAATTGGAGTTTGTTAATTCCACTTCTAATTCGCAATCAGTGGCCAGCTCAACTATTGGGATGACTGTGGGTGAGCAGTCTAAGCAAGAAGCAGCGACGGGGAACGGTCCGGTTGAAGCCTCATTTCTAGCCATTGAACGAATTACCGGCATGGCGGTTGAGGTCATTGAATATAACTTAGATGCAACCGGACAAGGTGCCAGCTCCTTGGGGCAAGTTGACATTATTGCCAAATATAACGGACGACAATATCACGGTGCAGGTCTTGCCGCTGACATTGTTGAAGCATCGGTGCGGGCTATGATCCGCGTTTACAATCTTATCGATAGAGCGCAAAAAGTCTCTAGTTTAAAACAACAAAGGAAAGCAGGATGA
- the leuB gene encoding 3-isopropylmalate dehydrogenase → MSQASYQVAVLPGDGIGPEVMAAALKVLDAVSDKFNFKITRAEYAIGGAAIDAHGQALPASTLAACEAADAILFGSVGGPKWEHLPPEQQPERASLLPLRKHFGLFCNLRPAQLLPALSAASPLRADISEQGFDILCVRELTGGIYFGEKGREGAGQEESAFDTQRYSRHEIERIARFAFEAAKLRHNHVTSVDKANVLASSVLWREVVTEVSQDYPEVKLDYIYVDNAAMQLVKQPQQFDVLLCDNLFGDILSDECAMITGSMGLLPSASLNQSGFGLYEPAGGSAPDIAGKGIANPIAQILSAALMLRYSLSQDEAARSIEKAVAEAVAAGVGTPDIFPQAGYTTQDVAQAIVARI, encoded by the coding sequence ATGAGCCAAGCAAGTTACCAAGTTGCCGTACTTCCCGGAGATGGCATTGGCCCAGAAGTAATGGCGGCGGCACTGAAGGTGCTGGATGCGGTCAGTGATAAATTTAATTTTAAAATAACGCGTGCAGAATATGCCATTGGTGGTGCGGCTATTGATGCGCATGGCCAAGCACTTCCCGCCTCAACGCTTGCGGCGTGCGAGGCTGCCGACGCGATTTTATTTGGCTCGGTAGGTGGTCCAAAGTGGGAACATCTGCCTCCAGAGCAACAACCTGAGCGGGCTTCTTTGTTACCCCTTCGCAAGCATTTTGGCTTGTTCTGTAACTTACGCCCTGCGCAGTTGCTACCAGCATTAAGTGCGGCGTCGCCACTTCGTGCCGATATCAGCGAACAAGGCTTTGATATTCTATGTGTTCGTGAGCTTACGGGCGGTATTTATTTTGGCGAAAAAGGGCGAGAGGGAGCAGGGCAAGAAGAATCGGCTTTTGATACTCAGCGTTATTCACGTCATGAAATTGAGCGCATAGCACGCTTTGCCTTTGAAGCGGCCAAATTGCGTCACAACCACGTAACGTCTGTAGATAAAGCGAATGTGTTGGCATCCAGTGTACTGTGGCGAGAAGTTGTCACTGAAGTCAGTCAAGATTATCCGGAGGTTAAGCTTGATTATATCTATGTAGATAATGCGGCAATGCAGCTTGTTAAGCAGCCTCAGCAGTTTGATGTGCTGCTATGCGACAACTTGTTCGGCGATATCTTATCTGACGAGTGCGCCATGATCACCGGCTCTATGGGGCTGCTCCCTTCGGCCAGCTTGAATCAATCAGGGTTTGGATTATACGAACCAGCTGGGGGCTCAGCACCTGATATTGCAGGAAAAGGGATTGCTAACCCGATTGCACAAATTTTAAGTGCCGCTTTAATGCTACGTTATTCGCTTAGTCAAGATGAAGCCGCTCGAAGTATCGAAAAAGCCGTTGCAGAAGCGGTAGCCGCGGGTGTCGGTACGCCCGATATATTCCCGCAAGCGGGCTATACCACACAAGATGTCGCACAGGCGATAGTTGCAAGAATTTAA
- the leuC gene encoding 3-isopropylmalate dehydratase large subunit has translation MAQTLYDKIWQSHVVAKINEQTDLLYIDRHLVHEVTSPQAFSGLREKNRAVRCPEKTFATMDHNVSTKSRSLDAASEVSKNQLMALAKNCEEFGIVLYDLNSINQGIVHVMGPEQGITLPGTTIVCGDSHTSTHGAFGALAHGIGTSEVEHVLATQTLQQKKAKSLKIQVNGLLRPTVTAKDLIMAVIGKLGTAGGTGYVAEFCGSAIEALSMEARMTLCNMSIEMGAKAGLIAPDETTYEYIKGRPFAPKGDDFEAAVAYWRTLCTDEGAQFDYVVELDAEDIQPQVTWGTSPEQVIGIDELVPDPDQEPNLIKAQAIRSALQYMGLQAGQKLSDAKVDTVFIGSCTNSRIEDLRAAADIVKGKQVAKGVEALIVPGSGLVKQQAEQEGLADIFKAAGFEWREPGCSMCLAMNDDRLGAGKRCASTSNRNFEGRQGRGGRTHLVSPAMAAAAAIAGHFTDIRGEA, from the coding sequence GTGGCACAAACCTTATACGATAAAATATGGCAATCTCATGTGGTTGCCAAAATTAATGAACAAACCGATTTACTATACATTGATAGGCACTTAGTACACGAAGTCACGTCACCGCAAGCGTTTTCTGGCTTGAGAGAAAAAAATCGCGCGGTTAGATGCCCCGAGAAAACCTTTGCGACGATGGATCATAATGTTTCTACTAAAAGCCGCTCTTTGGATGCTGCCAGTGAGGTATCAAAAAATCAGCTAATGGCGCTTGCTAAGAATTGTGAAGAGTTTGGGATTGTGCTGTACGACTTAAACTCTATCAATCAAGGCATTGTACATGTAATGGGTCCTGAGCAAGGGATCACGTTACCGGGCACAACCATTGTATGCGGTGATAGCCATACGTCGACCCATGGCGCATTTGGTGCGTTGGCGCATGGTATTGGAACCTCAGAAGTTGAGCATGTGTTGGCAACGCAAACATTGCAGCAAAAAAAAGCCAAATCACTAAAAATTCAAGTTAATGGCCTATTGCGTCCAACGGTGACGGCAAAAGATTTAATTATGGCGGTCATAGGTAAATTGGGCACCGCAGGTGGCACCGGGTATGTGGCTGAGTTTTGTGGCTCAGCTATTGAGGCGTTGTCGATGGAAGCGCGTATGACCCTGTGTAATATGAGTATTGAAATGGGCGCAAAAGCGGGGCTTATCGCCCCAGATGAAACAACTTATGAATACATAAAAGGTCGACCTTTTGCACCAAAAGGGGATGACTTTGAAGCAGCCGTTGCCTATTGGCGAACACTGTGCACAGACGAAGGTGCTCAGTTTGATTATGTGGTTGAGCTAGATGCCGAAGATATCCAGCCACAAGTGACCTGGGGCACGAGCCCTGAGCAAGTGATCGGCATTGATGAGCTGGTACCAGACCCTGACCAAGAGCCAAATCTTATCAAAGCACAAGCTATTCGCAGTGCATTGCAATACATGGGCTTGCAGGCAGGGCAAAAGTTGTCAGATGCCAAGGTGGATACCGTATTTATAGGCTCGTGTACCAACAGTCGTATTGAGGACTTACGTGCCGCTGCTGATATTGTTAAAGGTAAGCAAGTGGCCAAAGGCGTTGAAGCTTTAATCGTGCCGGGCTCAGGTCTTGTAAAGCAACAAGCCGAACAAGAAGGGCTGGCTGACATTTTTAAAGCCGCTGGCTTTGAATGGCGTGAGCCGGGCTGTTCGATGTGCTTAGCAATGAATGATGATCGTTTAGGTGCGGGTAAGCGCTGTGCTTCAACGTCGAATCGTAATTTTGAAGGTCGTCAGGGGCGTGGTGGTCGCACTCATCTTGTTAGCCCCGCGATGGCGGCAGCAGCAGCAATTGCAGGTCACTTTACTGATATTCGAGGAGAAGCCTAA
- the leuD gene encoding 3-isopropylmalate dehydratase small subunit: protein MSCYHQGLLAPLDKNNVDTDQIIPKQFLTSTSRDGFDKALFYDWRYLEDGSQNPDFVLNDACYQGASILLTRDNFGCGSSREHAPWALKQYGFSVILAQSFADIFFNNCGNNQMLCIALSAEVLEQLFQLTQQHNDIQIEVDLANQQLKSQYFDAIDFDVRADIKARLLSGLDFIGETEQLNDKINAFEQQLASQRPWQ, encoded by the coding sequence ATGAGTTGTTATCATCAAGGGCTGTTGGCACCATTAGATAAAAACAATGTGGATACCGACCAGATCATCCCCAAACAATTTTTGACATCAACAAGTCGAGACGGATTTGATAAAGCGCTATTTTATGATTGGCGCTATCTTGAAGATGGTTCACAAAACCCAGATTTTGTGCTCAATGATGCATGCTACCAAGGTGCGTCGATATTATTGACACGTGATAATTTTGGCTGTGGCTCTTCCCGTGAGCATGCGCCTTGGGCACTGAAGCAGTATGGCTTTAGTGTTATTTTGGCACAGAGCTTTGCTGATATCTTTTTTAACAACTGTGGCAATAACCAAATGCTGTGCATTGCGTTGTCAGCAGAGGTGCTCGAGCAGCTATTTCAATTGACACAGCAGCATAACGATATTCAAATTGAAGTAGACTTGGCCAATCAGCAACTAAAAAGTCAGTATTTTGATGCCATTGACTTTGATGTACGTGCTGATATCAAAGCACGCTTGCTCAGTGGTTTAGATTTTATTGGCGAGACAGAGCAGTTAAACGATAAGATCAATGCCTTTGAGCAGCAGTTAGCGTCTCAAAGACCATGGCAATAG
- a CDS encoding globin family protein, with translation MAITARQKKLVQQSFAKVEPIAEQAAEIFYTTLFEYDPSLKPLFKNSIKSQGQKLMATLKLAVAGLDDLDKLVPVLQNLAERHVGYGVKAKDFTPVGNALLHTLKVGLGEQWNAELRQAWVDTIHIVADVMKAHAFSK, from the coding sequence ATGGCGATAACAGCGCGACAAAAAAAACTGGTACAACAAAGTTTTGCTAAAGTTGAGCCAATTGCAGAGCAAGCGGCTGAAATTTTTTACACCACGTTATTTGAATATGACCCCTCATTAAAACCATTATTTAAAAATAGTATTAAGAGCCAAGGACAAAAGTTAATGGCTACATTAAAACTGGCGGTTGCGGGGTTAGACGATTTAGATAAATTAGTGCCAGTTTTGCAAAATCTCGCCGAGCGTCATGTGGGATATGGCGTAAAGGCAAAAGATTTTACCCCTGTGGGGAATGCGCTACTACATACGTTAAAAGTGGGTTTGGGCGAGCAGTGGAACGCTGAATTGCGCCAAGCTTGGGTCGACACGATTCATATTGTAGCTGATGTAATGAAAGCACATGCATTTTCAAAGTAA
- a CDS encoding tellurite resistance TerB family protein — MLNHLKKLLQNNTPRAVGHEGLDFNTALAALLVEVMRADGKLLESEFDKIAQILTQRCQLTTEQTSALINKAQKQVEQAIDLFAFVKQINRHTSDIERIEIIELLWHVAFADGHLDSHEDHIIRKISGLLYVAHPDFISAKLAAQERASG; from the coding sequence TTGTTAAATCATCTTAAAAAGCTATTACAAAATAACACCCCTAGAGCTGTTGGACATGAGGGGTTAGATTTCAATACAGCGCTTGCAGCTTTGCTCGTTGAGGTGATGCGTGCTGATGGAAAGCTCTTAGAGAGTGAGTTTGATAAAATCGCTCAAATTCTTACACAGCGCTGTCAGCTAACGACTGAACAAACGTCTGCACTTATTAACAAAGCGCAAAAGCAAGTTGAACAGGCTATTGACCTTTTTGCATTTGTAAAACAAATTAATCGACACACCAGCGATATTGAACGCATTGAGATTATTGAGTTACTTTGGCACGTTGCGTTTGCGGATGGTCACTTAGATAGCCATGAAGATCATATAATTCGCAAAATATCTGGGTTGCTCTATGTTGCTCACCCCGATTTTATAAGCGCGAAGCTTGCTGCACAAGAGCGAGCTTCTGGTTGA
- the hemN gene encoding oxygen-independent coproporphyrinogen III oxidase: MINLPTWDESLIKKYNVSGPRYTSYPTALSLAPGYDDNTLRSAISASNSHVLSLYVHIPFCHQLCYYCGCNKIVTRHQHKADTYLDNLEREIQAQAPLFKHYTVEQLHLGGGTPTFLTTEQMTRLITMLERYFKFNHQAQRSIEVDPRSLASNMLAHLKVLGFNRVSFGIQDFNDQVQEAVNRPQHMSDVIALLQHARDLGFKSINADMIYGLPHQTPDSFAQSIDQLIALSPDRVSVFNYAHLPDKFAAQRKLKEADMPSPQQKLTMFKNTLQQMSQAGYQFIGMDHFAKKQEELAIAQQHGQLHRNFQGYTTHGDCDLLGLGVSSISQIGNAILQNEKDLRSYYDAINQTGFAISKGMQLTDEDQLRADIIKQLICHFELDMTAFERRYQIEFKTHFVQALEALSPLVQDGLVEISDHKIAVTSRGNLFIRIICMCFDEYLQQQLKTSRFSRVI; this comes from the coding sequence GTGATTAATTTACCTACATGGGATGAGTCCCTAATTAAAAAATACAATGTCTCTGGCCCAAGATATACGTCTTACCCGACCGCATTATCGTTAGCGCCAGGGTATGATGATAATACTTTGCGCTCAGCAATTAGCGCATCAAATAGTCATGTACTATCACTCTATGTGCATATTCCATTTTGTCATCAGCTTTGCTATTACTGTGGCTGCAATAAAATAGTTACTCGTCATCAACATAAAGCAGATACTTATTTAGATAACTTAGAACGTGAGATACAAGCTCAAGCTCCCTTATTCAAACACTACACAGTTGAACAACTTCATTTAGGAGGTGGAACCCCTACATTTCTAACCACCGAGCAAATGACACGCCTGATCACAATGCTAGAGCGATACTTTAAATTTAATCATCAAGCCCAACGCAGTATTGAAGTAGACCCAAGGTCCTTAGCGAGTAATATGCTGGCACACCTAAAAGTATTAGGTTTCAATCGAGTGTCGTTTGGGATTCAAGATTTCAATGACCAAGTACAAGAAGCGGTGAACCGCCCACAGCATATGAGTGATGTCATTGCTCTACTTCAACATGCACGGGATTTGGGGTTTAAATCAATCAATGCCGACATGATTTATGGCCTGCCACACCAAACACCAGACAGCTTTGCCCAAAGCATTGACCAACTTATTGCGCTAAGCCCAGATAGAGTGTCGGTCTTCAACTACGCTCACCTGCCGGACAAGTTTGCAGCGCAGCGTAAACTCAAAGAAGCTGACATGCCCAGCCCACAGCAAAAGCTGACTATGTTTAAAAATACGTTGCAGCAAATGAGCCAAGCTGGGTATCAGTTTATTGGTATGGACCACTTTGCCAAAAAACAAGAAGAATTAGCCATAGCGCAACAACATGGTCAGTTGCATCGTAATTTCCAAGGGTATACAACACACGGCGACTGCGATTTACTGGGCCTGGGCGTCTCATCTATCTCACAAATCGGTAACGCGATTTTGCAAAACGAAAAAGACTTACGAAGCTATTATGATGCAATAAACCAAACTGGCTTTGCGATTAGCAAAGGCATGCAACTAACTGATGAAGATCAGTTACGTGCAGACATAATTAAACAGCTGATCTGTCACTTTGAGTTGGACATGACGGCTTTTGAAAGACGCTATCAAATCGAGTTCAAGACCCATTTTGTACAGGCGCTTGAAGCACTCAGCCCCCTAGTACAAGATGGCTTGGTTGAAATAAGCGACCATAAAATAGCAGTAACGAGCCGAGGTAACTTATTTATCCGCATCATATGTATGTGCTTTGATGAGTATTTACAACAACAGCTAAAAACCTCTCGTTTTTCACGCGTTATCTAG